AGCACAAGCACTCGTAACACAGTTGACGGAGCAGCGCATACAATCCATACTGGATCATTATCGTCATCAGGATATTCAGATCATCACCATGATGGATGATGATTATCCTATATTAATGAAGGAAATTGCACAGCCGCCTTGGGTATTGTATCTGCGTGGAAAGCGCAAGCTGCTCCATTCGTTTTGTATCGGAATGGTAGGGACACGAGTACCGACCGCTTACGGCCGACGTGTAGGGGAACTACTGGCTGGGGAGTTAGCGCAACGTGGGATTACCGTGGTAAGCGGCATGGCGCGTGGTATTGATAGCGTATGCCATGAAGCCGCATTGCAAATCGGCGGACCTACGATTGCAGTACTCGGTACAGGAATTGATGTAATTTATCCACCGGAAAATCGTTCCTTATACGAACGGCTGCGTCAGCATGGCTTGATTCTTTCTGAATATCCGCCTGGTACGCGTCCTTCACCCGGAACCTTTCCACAGCGCAATCGGATCATTGCCGGTTTATCGCATGGCTCGGTTGTGGTGGAGGCAGATGAACGTAGTGGATCGTTGATTACAGCAGACTATGCGATGGATAGCAATCGCGATGTATTCGCTGTACCGGGTCCGATCACTTCGCCCAAAAGCAAAGGCACATTATCGCTGCTAAAACAGGGTGCGATTCTGGTTACGGATATTAGCGATATAACCAATGAATATGATTCAACGTTATACAATTGGTGTGATAAACCATACGACGAACAGGAAGAAAATGTATCGGTTTCCACCAGCAATCATACTGCCTGTTCGCCTCTCGCCAATATTTCTCATTTGACAGAACAGGAAAAGACGATATACCTTATATTGGAGCAGGGCGATGCAACAATTGATGAAATTCAATCCAAATCGCAATTTGGTTTTGGACTTTTGCATACTGTTCTGTTATCTTTAATCATAAAAAAACAGATCAGTCAGCGCTCTGGCGCAATATATACCCTCATATAATTTCAAATTATAGATAGAATACGAGAAAGGGGGACAAAACCTATGGCAGATTCACTCGTCATTGTGGAATCACCGGCAAAAGCGAAAACGATTGGCAAGTATCTTGGTAGTAAATTTATTGTGAAAGCATCAATGGGCCATGTCCGCGATTTGCCAAAAAGCCAAATTGGTGTTGATGTTGAAAACGACTTCGATCCCAAATATATTACCATCCGTGGTAAAGGTTCTGTTCTGAAAGAATTGAAAGATGCACGAAAAAAAGTGAAAAAAGTCTATCTGGCGGCTGACCCGGATCGCGAAGGTGAAGCTATCGCTTGGCATTTGGCGCATGCGCTGGATGTAGCGGATGGCGAAGCATGCCGTGTTGTATTTAACGAAATTACAAAGCAGGCGGTCAAGGACGCGTTCAAGACACCGCGCCAGATTAATATGGATCTGGTGAACGCACAGCAGGCACGCCGTATTTTGGATCGGCTGGTCGGCTACAAGATCAGTCCTTTATTATGGAAGAAAGTCAAAAAAGGATTGTCCGCTGGACGTGTGCAATCGGTCGCAGTCAAGATTATCATTGACCGCGAAAATGAAATCTCCGAATTCAAGCCGGAAGAATACTGGAGCATTACTGCCAGACTGACGGTGAATGATACAACGTTTGAAGCCAAATTCACGCAGCTGAACGGCGAGAAAAAAGAGCTGCACAGCGAAGCAGAAGTGAATGAGGTGCTGGAGGCTATTGCGGATGCTGCGTTTGAAGTAACTGAGATCAAGGAGCGCGAACGTCTGCGTCATCCGGCAGCTCCATTTACGACATCCTCTCTACAACAGGAAGCAGCGCGTAAGCTGAACTTCCGTGCAGCCAAAACAATGTCTGTGGCACAGCAATTATATGAAGGAATTGATCTGGGCAAAGAAGGTACAGTCGGTTTAATCACCTACATGCGTACTGACTCCACTCGGATTGCAGCTTCAGCACAAGAAGAGGTTCGCGAATACCTCAGTGGGAAATACGGTGCTGATTTTATTCCAGAAGAACCGCGTCAGTATACGAAAAAGAACGCCAATGCTCAGGATGCGCACGAAGCGATTCGTCCAACCTCGGCTGTGCGTGATCCAGAATCAGTCAAGGAATATATGAGTCGTGATCAGTTCCGTCTGTATAAGCTAGTATGGGAACGCTTTGCTGCCAGTCAGATGGCATCGGCAGTACTCGATACAATGTCTGTGGATATTGCTGTCGGTCCAGCAACCTTCCGTGCGGTTGGTTCCAAAGTACGCTTCCAAGGCTTTATGAAGGTATATGTGGAAGGTAACGATGATGGCAAAGAGGAAGGCGAGAAATTCCTGCCGCCATTGTCCAAAGGTGATCAGCTCAAAAAAGAAGAAGTGGAACCAAAACAGCATTTTACGCAGCCGCCACCACGTTATACAGAAGCGCGTCTGGTTAAAACGCTGGAGGAACTCGGTATCGGTCGTCCAAGTACGTATGCGCCAACACTGGAAACGATCCAAAAGCGTGGATACGTAGCGATTGAAGAGAAGAAGTTCATGCCAACAGAGCTTGGCGAACTGGTTATTCAGCAAATGGAAGAGTTTTTCCCGGAAATCCTGAATGTAGAGTTTACCGCTAATATGGAGCAGGATTTGGACCATGTAGGGGATGGACAGGAAGATTGGGTACAGGTGCTGAATGAATTTTACGGTTCGTTCGAGAAGCGTCTGGAAGTGGCCGAAGAAGAAATGAAGGAAATTGAGATCGAGGATGAGGTATCAGACGAGATCTGCGACAAGTGCGGACGCCATATGGTGTACAAACTTGGTCGCTTTGGCAAATTCCTTGCCTGCTCCGGTTTCCCAGATTGTCGCAATACAAAGCCAATCATCAAAGATATTGGTGTAGAGTGTCCAACATGTCATGAAGGACATGTCGTAGAACGCCGCAGTAAAAAAGGTCGTGTCTTCTACGGTTGCAATCGGTATCCAGAATGCGACTTCGTATCTTGGGATCGTCCATCGCCGAAGCCATGCCCAGTATGTAAATCTATGATGGTAGAAAAGCGCAACAAGCAGGGTGTTAAGCTGCAATGCACAAGCTGCGATCATACCGAAATGGTAGAAGAAAACGATGATGCAGCGGTTGAGCTGGATTAACCAATTCGGCATTTGCTGACAGGCATATCGATATACAGCAACTATATTAGCAGCAAACTCGTATGCTTTGTCAGGTATTAGAATTTTAACTTCATTTAACGTATAATGTGTTTGTATACATGCAATCGCATTATAACCACAGACTTGTATTCAGCTTTGTTTCTGGATACAAGTCGTGCTGTTTTTCATTCATTATTTATTATTATCTATCGCAGGAAGATGCAGGGGGTTTTTACATCGTGTCAGAGATTCAAAAGGTAACCGTCATTGGCGCAGGACTTGCTGGCAGTGAAGCCGCATGGCAGATCGCCAGTCAGGGAGTGCCTGTCACATTATACGAAATGCGTCCAGTCGTGAAGACACCGGCGCACCATACGAACCAGTTCGCGGAGCTGGTATGCAGCAATTCGCTTCGTTCCAATACGATGGCGAATGCAGTAGGAGTTATGAAGGAAGAAATGCGTATGCTGAACTCGCTCGTATTGAGTGCAGCAGATACCCATGCTGTACCAGCAGGTGGCGCACTGGCTGTAGACCGCGACGGATTTTCCGGTGAGATTACATCCACGCTGCACAACCATCCACTGGTAACGGTATTGAATGAGGAAGTGCAGGAGATTCCAACGGATGGCATCGTCGTTATTGCAACGGGTCCACTGACCTCTCCAGCTTTGTCCAAGCAGATTCAAGATTTGCTCGGTGAAGAGTATTTCTACTTTTACGATGCAGCTGCACCAATTATTGAAAAAGACTCTATCGATATGAGCAAGGTATATCTGGCTTCCCGTTATGATAAAGGCGAAGCTGCGTACCTGAACTGTCCGATGAACGAGCAAGAATTTGACGCTTTTTATGAAGCATTGATCGGAGCAGAAACCGCTCAGCTCAAAGAGTTCGAGAAAGAAATTTATTTTGAAGGCTGTATGCCGATTGAAATTATGATGAAGCGTGGCAAGCAAACCGCATTGTTCGGTCCTATGAAGCCGGTTGGACTGGTTAATCCACATACTGGTGAATTGCCGTATGCTGTCGTACAGCTTCGTCAGGATAATGCTGCCGGTACACTCTACAATATGGTTGGCTTCCAAACCCACTTGAAATGGGGCGAACAGCGTCGTGTATTATCCATGATTCCGGGTCTGGAACAGGCAGAGTTTGTACGCTTCGGTGTCATGCACCGTAATACGTTTATCAATTCGCCGCGTCTGTTGGAACCGACATATCAACTCAAGCGTGACAACCGCATCTTCTTCGCTGGACAAATGACCGGTGTAGAAGGATATGTGGAATCTGCCGCTTCGGGTCTGATTGCCGGTATGAATGCTGCGCGTTTAGCAAAGGGTGAAGAATTGCTGGAACTGCCTCAGGCAAGTACGCTTGGCAGTATGGCACATTACATTACTCACGCTGACCCAGAGCACTTCCAACCGATGAATGCTAACTTTGGTCTGTTGCCAAAGCCGGAGAAGAAGATTCGCAACAAAAAGGAAAAGAATGAGATGCTTGCGAATCAAGCATTGGATAGCATTCGCGCTTTCTTCGACTTGCCACAGCCTGAGCCTCAACCGGAAGCTGAGCAAGAAGTAGAAGCTGTCGAATAATCAATACGCAGTTCCTATGCAAATGTATAGGACAGCTGGAATCGTATTCTAGCCGCTAGTATCTCTTATATCCTAACCGATATTCAGCAACGTTATCGTTAATGGAAATCGGCATTGGGAGATATATTCCGCTGATCATTCATCTATTTTACAATGGGTTCATCCTGTAATGGATTCGTAAATATTCCGAAATGTGCAACTTCTACACAACTGAACCGTAGTACCGACAGACGATGAACGGGAGGGAAACAGATGGAACTTTCATTTCACGCAACAACAATCTGCGCTGTGCGTCATAACGGCAAAGCTGCAATCGCTGGTGATGGTCAGGTAACGTTCGGTCAGAACGTGATCATGAAACAGCATGCCAAAAAGATTCGCCGTTTATATCGCGGTCAGGTACTGGCTGGCTTTGCTGGTTCCGTTGCCGACGCGATTACTTTGTTTGAGAAATTCGAAGCCAAGCTGGAAGAACATCACGGCAACTTGCAGCGTGCAGCAGTGGAACTTGCCAAAGAATGGCGTTCTGACCGTGTACTGCGTAAGCTGGAAGCGCTACTGATTGTCATGGACAAATCAGGCATGCTGCTGATTTCGGGCGGCGGTGAAATTATCGAACCGGATGATGATGTGATTGCGATCGGATCTGGTGGTAACTTTGCTTTATCTGCTGCTCGTGCACTCAAGCGTCATGGCAAAGATTTGGAAGCGCGCGACATCGTCGAAGCATCGCTTAATATCGCTGCAGAGATTTGTGTGTACACCAACAACAATATCATTGTGGAAGAATTGTAAGCCTGACCGGTGAGGTCCGTATTCCAATAAGGTAGGCGGTCCACACCGGTTTTTGTTTCTGAAATTAGGATGGAGGGACACAGGATGAGTAAAGATGCCCAGGCGTTAACGCCAAGACAGATCGTAGCAGAATTGGATAAATATATTGTCGGTCAAAAAAAGGCGAAAAAATCGGTTGCGGTTGCACTTCGTAATCGGTATCGTCGCAGCCTGCTCCAGGATGATGTTCAGGACGAAATTGTGCCTAAAAATATTCTAATGATTGGTCCTACAGGTGTAGGTAAAACCGAAATCGCTCGTCGTCTGGCAAAGCTGGTGCATGCGCCATTTGTCAAAGTAGAAGCGACCAAGTTCACCGAAGTGGGTTATGTCGGACGTGATGTGGAATCAATGGTTCGTGATCTGGTAGAAACTGCGATTCGTGTGGTAAAAGCAGAACGCACCGAACAAGTAAAGGATAAAGCAGAAGAAGCGGCAAACGAGCAAATCGTGAAGATTCTCGTTCCGTCTAGCTTTAAATCCAAAACCCAGCGGAATCCGTTTGAAATGCTATTTGGTGGGAACAACAGCAATCAGCAGGAGGAGCCAACGACGCATGAGTATAGCGGCGACGATAACTCCATTCAGGATCGCCGTCGTCAGGTGCGCTTTGATCTGCTGAACGGTAAGCTGGAGGAAGACATCATTGAAGTGGAAGTAGAAGATACAACGCCCAATATGATGGATATGTTCATGGGCCAAGGCAATGATCAAATGGGCATGAATATGCAGGAGATGCTAGGCAGCTTTTTGCCGAAGCGTATGAAGAAGCGTAAACTGCCGATCAAGGAAGCGCGTAAAGTGCTGACACAGCAGGAAGCGAACAAAATGATGGACCTAGACGATGTGAATCAAGAGTCGCTGCGTCGTGCTGAGCAGAGCGGTATTATTTTTATCGACGAGATTGATAAAGTAGCAAGCTCAGGTCGCGGCTCAGGTCCCGATGTATCACGTGAAGGCGTACAGCGCGACATCTTACCAATCGTTGAAGGCTCGACGATTATGACCAAATACGGCCCAGTGAAGACCGACTATATCTTGTTTATCGCCGCTGGTGCTTTCCATACGTCCAAGCCATCCGATCTGATTCCTGAATTGCAAGGACGTTTCCCGATCCGGGTCGAGCTGGAAAGCTTAACAATGGAAGATTTTGTGAACATTTTGAAAGAACCCAAAAATGCGCTCACGCAGCAGTATACGTATTTGCTACGCGCAGAGCAGATTGAATTGGAGTTTTCCGATGAAGCGATTCGCGAGATTGCGAGTATCGCTGCTTCTGTTAATGACAATACTGAGAATATCGGTGCACGTCGATTGCATACGATTATGGAGAAGCTGCTGGAAGATATCTCATTTGAAGCGCCTGAATTGACGCTGGACAAATTTTTGATCACTCCGCAGTATGTACAGGAAAAGCTGAAAGATATCGCACAGGATCGCGATTTGAGCCAGTATATTCTGTAAAATTGTGCTTGAGCATCGTATTGGCACGAGCGATAGGAATACAATCAAATAGACTTTGTGTATTTTAGGAAAAAGGTGGGGTGCTTATTTTACAAGTTCCCCGCCTTTTTCCTATGTTTTCGTAACTGCGAAAATTGTATGATGTATATAACAAATCAATCTAATATATATATTTCAGTAATCCGATAAACAGATGTACACGTATCTTCAATAACCAGACATATTTTATCCACATTCTTAGATGGATTTTTAAAAAGCTTTACGTTATGATAATTGCGCTTGCGTAAATATGCAAAAAGGTTCAAATGTCATAATGGTTGCAAAAAATATATTTTGAAATGGCGATAAAATGGAATAAATTAGTTAAAACTTAGACGCTAATGAAGCGGCTGAATAATCAGTAAGTATTATGCCCTAGGATTTAGGGCGTAACTAAAAACCCTAATAATGGTAAAAGATTAGAAATAGATGCTTCTTAGGACGATAAGTAAGTTTGAATGATAGCAAAATTCCCAGATCCTTCAAACAATTTATTGGCACCAAATGTAAAATAAAAGGATTTTAACTAAATAATTGATGTTAATATCTGCTTTTAGTGTCATATTATTTATAATTACTGGAAATAATTATTCAAAAGAAGACAAAAAGTGATTATTTTTGTCAAAAGATAGTCCTTTATTCTCATTGTGCTAACATCGATTCTCTAGGAAACTTATGGTATCAGTTTTTTAGGAAAAACGACGCAGTATAGATGGAAACTTTATCATTTATGAAATCTTTGTCGAATGACAGCGTGAAATGAAAAAGATGGAATTTACATTATCCATTGAAATAAATAAAACATGAAAGGAGTGACGTAAGTGAATTTGCTGAATGATGCCAGTTTTCGTCGTCTGGAAGGAGCAATTAGCGCAGCAAGCCTCAGACAACAAGTGATTACGAACAACATCGCTAATGCAGATACACCTTACTTCAAACGTTCCGAAGTTTCCTTCGAAAATGTACTGCAAGACCAGATGGACGGAAGTCAAAGCTCTATTAGAGGCATCACAACAAACCCTCGTCACTTTCAAATCGGATCGACAGCAGGCAGCGTTCCACAGGCAACTGTTGTAACCGACAGTGGCACAGTGATGAACAACAACCTGAATAACGTGGACATGGATGTTGAAATGTCTGATCTGGCTGAGAATCAACTCCGTTACAACACGTACATTGAGCAGGTCAACCATCAGATCAAAATGATGCGTACTGCAATCCAAGGTGGAGGAGCATAATAAATGAAAATCAGCAACAGTTTTGATATTAGTGCCTCAGCGTTAACTGCCCAGCGGCTTCGCATGGATGTCGTCTCCTCCAATATCGCCAATGCTGAGACAACACGAGCAAAAGTGGTTAATGGTGAAGCAGTACCATATCGCCGTAAAGAGGTTGTTCTTTCAACGAATAAACCATCGTTTGCAGATACGCTTGACTCTGCCATGAACGGTAACAACAGTGGCATCGACGGCGTTAAGGCTGTCTCCATTCAAGAAGATCAAGAGCCTTTCAAACTTGTTTATAACCCGACACACCCCGACGCTGACAAAA
The DNA window shown above is from Paenibacillus sp. JQZ6Y-1 and carries:
- the hslU gene encoding ATP-dependent protease ATPase subunit HslU, which encodes MSKDAQALTPRQIVAELDKYIVGQKKAKKSVAVALRNRYRRSLLQDDVQDEIVPKNILMIGPTGVGKTEIARRLAKLVHAPFVKVEATKFTEVGYVGRDVESMVRDLVETAIRVVKAERTEQVKDKAEEAANEQIVKILVPSSFKSKTQRNPFEMLFGGNNSNQQEEPTTHEYSGDDNSIQDRRRQVRFDLLNGKLEEDIIEVEVEDTTPNMMDMFMGQGNDQMGMNMQEMLGSFLPKRMKKRKLPIKEARKVLTQQEANKMMDLDDVNQESLRRAEQSGIIFIDEIDKVASSGRGSGPDVSREGVQRDILPIVEGSTIMTKYGPVKTDYILFIAAGAFHTSKPSDLIPELQGRFPIRVELESLTMEDFVNILKEPKNALTQQYTYLLRAEQIELEFSDEAIREIASIAASVNDNTENIGARRLHTIMEKLLEDISFEAPELTLDKFLITPQYVQEKLKDIAQDRDLSQYIL
- the flgB gene encoding flagellar basal body rod protein FlgB codes for the protein MNLLNDASFRRLEGAISAASLRQQVITNNIANADTPYFKRSEVSFENVLQDQMDGSQSSIRGITTNPRHFQIGSTAGSVPQATVVTDSGTVMNNNLNNVDMDVEMSDLAENQLRYNTYIEQVNHQIKMMRTAIQGGGA
- the flgC gene encoding flagellar basal body rod protein FlgC gives rise to the protein MKISNSFDISASALTAQRLRMDVVSSNIANAETTRAKVVNGEAVPYRRKEVVLSTNKPSFADTLDSAMNGNNSGIDGVKAVSIQEDQEPFKLVYNPTHPDADKNGYVKMPNVDTLKEMVDMISASRSYEANVTALNASKAMITKALQIGK
- the topA gene encoding type I DNA topoisomerase; the protein is MADSLVIVESPAKAKTIGKYLGSKFIVKASMGHVRDLPKSQIGVDVENDFDPKYITIRGKGSVLKELKDARKKVKKVYLAADPDREGEAIAWHLAHALDVADGEACRVVFNEITKQAVKDAFKTPRQINMDLVNAQQARRILDRLVGYKISPLLWKKVKKGLSAGRVQSVAVKIIIDRENEISEFKPEEYWSITARLTVNDTTFEAKFTQLNGEKKELHSEAEVNEVLEAIADAAFEVTEIKERERLRHPAAPFTTSSLQQEAARKLNFRAAKTMSVAQQLYEGIDLGKEGTVGLITYMRTDSTRIAASAQEEVREYLSGKYGADFIPEEPRQYTKKNANAQDAHEAIRPTSAVRDPESVKEYMSRDQFRLYKLVWERFAASQMASAVLDTMSVDIAVGPATFRAVGSKVRFQGFMKVYVEGNDDGKEEGEKFLPPLSKGDQLKKEEVEPKQHFTQPPPRYTEARLVKTLEELGIGRPSTYAPTLETIQKRGYVAIEEKKFMPTELGELVIQQMEEFFPEILNVEFTANMEQDLDHVGDGQEDWVQVLNEFYGSFEKRLEVAEEEMKEIEIEDEVSDEICDKCGRHMVYKLGRFGKFLACSGFPDCRNTKPIIKDIGVECPTCHEGHVVERRSKKGRVFYGCNRYPECDFVSWDRPSPKPCPVCKSMMVEKRNKQGVKLQCTSCDHTEMVEENDDAAVELD
- the hslV gene encoding ATP-dependent protease subunit HslV: MELSFHATTICAVRHNGKAAIAGDGQVTFGQNVIMKQHAKKIRRLYRGQVLAGFAGSVADAITLFEKFEAKLEEHHGNLQRAAVELAKEWRSDRVLRKLEALLIVMDKSGMLLISGGGEIIEPDDDVIAIGSGGNFALSAARALKRHGKDLEARDIVEASLNIAAEICVYTNNNIIVEEL
- the trmFO gene encoding FADH(2)-oxidizing methylenetetrahydrofolate--tRNA-(uracil(54)-C(5))-methyltransferase TrmFO yields the protein MSEIQKVTVIGAGLAGSEAAWQIASQGVPVTLYEMRPVVKTPAHHTNQFAELVCSNSLRSNTMANAVGVMKEEMRMLNSLVLSAADTHAVPAGGALAVDRDGFSGEITSTLHNHPLVTVLNEEVQEIPTDGIVVIATGPLTSPALSKQIQDLLGEEYFYFYDAAAPIIEKDSIDMSKVYLASRYDKGEAAYLNCPMNEQEFDAFYEALIGAETAQLKEFEKEIYFEGCMPIEIMMKRGKQTALFGPMKPVGLVNPHTGELPYAVVQLRQDNAAGTLYNMVGFQTHLKWGEQRRVLSMIPGLEQAEFVRFGVMHRNTFINSPRLLEPTYQLKRDNRIFFAGQMTGVEGYVESAASGLIAGMNAARLAKGEELLELPQASTLGSMAHYITHADPEHFQPMNANFGLLPKPEKKIRNKKEKNEMLANQALDSIRAFFDLPQPEPQPEAEQEVEAVE
- the dprA gene encoding DNA-processing protein DprA, which codes for MLDERSILIALHGTSGIGWKRIYDILQQHANLRELPTWSAGRWRSLGMPEKVAQALVTQLTEQRIQSILDHYRHQDIQIITMMDDDYPILMKEIAQPPWVLYLRGKRKLLHSFCIGMVGTRVPTAYGRRVGELLAGELAQRGITVVSGMARGIDSVCHEAALQIGGPTIAVLGTGIDVIYPPENRSLYERLRQHGLILSEYPPGTRPSPGTFPQRNRIIAGLSHGSVVVEADERSGSLITADYAMDSNRDVFAVPGPITSPKSKGTLSLLKQGAILVTDISDITNEYDSTLYNWCDKPYDEQEENVSVSTSNHTACSPLANISHLTEQEKTIYLILEQGDATIDEIQSKSQFGFGLLHTVLLSLIIKKQISQRSGAIYTLI